A genome region from Lucilia cuprina isolate Lc7/37 chromosome 3, ASM2204524v1, whole genome shotgun sequence includes the following:
- the LOC111688576 gene encoding uncharacterized protein LOC111688576, whose product MFLFFATLLVILIQMSELVAARFCEGGHICSLPRECCTQGCCPPYQSGPRQLPPPSEHVLNLFFISHWFFWCVVVAIILAILCAYSLWKKRRTLCGWGFNEHHVQSEGDSAGSCYAPPQYSRCNSFHHPPPPYTEVTSKPDLYPLVFTCNSDNGKNGSSYLMVQYFRNYIVRPAGSLSAASTVDSLSSSFICNINEANTLVPPPYSRAASPEIGFSPHFQQQYMMPRSASQLVCPNVANGGVLMASGTSGNGNSQFEMISGSSNTNPQYNYNNGRNNSHYGPVSSQINSTAIGRLNGVGSSGNERMSHYNGNLREFENDVTYDNGGSGVNIVGDTEERTTGDRDDANVINNSNSSTDLRTLPNSSGFVQSQSDQQFCYITNSNSSISDIFANNSCAAGIGGNTSNRLQPRSEDSSLAGSISGAGAVVHPQLGGTPVIYSNGCIKPNPLHRVSTNPTHFHVDSSTREPVFYQSNNSLGGISVTVPNGIEFDSTMVRNDNEIRDLQFLRRSLETCCQLLQQQQKLPSGSFAVGDSPLRMNDLTKKYIDDGLLRSYVTSGTCSGVSSLANVGTPSSPPQATSPTGEVKEILDQIRQLQEGVSKYEEDLVFRTSSTRPTLHHTMSSPSPAVNKSTSPALESGGKLQRIATMPEQQTLVEASKNNRTANSTINNSLANSVQSIPSATSSVIVAAKMTNSKSSINSNSAGNSTGFTFASSTKRPSTLQHSKKRFYTSKPPNKALYIPMTATSHLSSGSRCTILKSPVSSVVNSNFFINRGNRPRKGWISRSAPTTPATPLPPSYLGDDSPLLNEHDEDPEGEQNAEMDN is encoded by the exons atgtttttattctttGCCACTCTGCttgtaattttaatacaaatgtcCGAACTT gtaGCAGCTCGATTTTGCGAAGGTGGTCATATATGTTCCTTACCCAGGGAGTGTTGCACACAAGGATGTTGCCCACCTTATCAAAGTGGACCACGTCAGTTGCCACCTCCATCTGAACATGTgctaaatcttttttttataagtcATTGGTTTTTTTG GTGTGTTGTGGTAGCAATAATTTTAGCAATCCTATGTGCCTATTCGTTATGGAAAAAGAGACGCACGCTTTGTGGCTGGGGTTTCAACGAACATCATGTGCAATCTGAAGGCGATTCGGCTGGTTCGTGTTATGCTCCACCACAATACAGTCGTTGCAATTCCTTCCATCATCCACCGCCTCCTTATACGGAA gtTACATCGAAACCGGACTTATATCCATTGGTGTTCACATGCAATAGTGATAATGGTAAAAACGGTTCCAGTTACCTAATGGTGCAATATTTTCGTAATTATATAGTGCGTCCAGCTGGCTCTTTGTCAGCGGCTAGTACGGTAGATTCACTTAGTTCTAGTTTTATATGCAACATCAACGAAGCAAATACTCTGGTACCACCGCCGTATTCAAGGGCAGCTAGCCCTGAAATAGGTTTCAGTCCACACTTTCAGCAGCAGTACATGATGCCCCGTTCGGCATCGCAGCTGGTGTGCCCAAATGTGGCGAATGGTGGCGTCTTGATGGCTAGTGGCACAAGTGGGAACGGTAACAGCCAGTTTGAAATGATTAGCGGTAGCTCAAATACCAATCCGCAATACAATTACAATAATGGACGAAATAATAGTCATTATGGTCCAGTCAGTAGTCAAATTAATTCCACAGCTATTGGTCGACTCAATGGTGTGGGAAGTTCAGGCAATGAAAGAATGTCCCATTATAATGGTAATCTTAGGGAATTTGAAAACGACGTGACCTACGATAATGGAGGCAGCGGGGTTAATATTGTAGGTGACACGGAAGAGCGCACAACCGGCGATCGTGACGATGCAAATGTGATAAACAATAGTAATAGTAGTACTGATTTACGTACGCTACCCAATAGCAGTGGTTTCGTACAGTCCCAAAGTGATCAGCAGTTCTGTTATATAACGAACAGCAACAGCAGTATTAGTgatatttttgcaaacaatagtTGTGCAGCGGGAATTGGAGGAAATACAAGCAATAGACTGCAACCACGCTCGGAGGATTCTTCTCTAGCCGGTTCAATTTCTGGTGCAGGTGCCGTCGTTCATCCCCAACTAGGTGGCACGCCAGTAATCTACAGCAATGGCTGCATTAAACCGAATCCTCTTCATCGTGTTAGCACTAATCCTACGCATTTTCACGTAGATTCTTCGACTAGGGAGCCAGTTTTCTACCAGTCGAACAATTCTTTAGGAGGTATATCCGTAACAGTTCCTAACGGTATCGAATTTGATTCAACTATGGTTCGCAATGACAACGAAATTCGGGATTTGCAATTCTTACGACGTAGCTTAGAAACTTGCTGTCAGCTACTGCAGCAACAGCAAAAGTTACCCTCGGGTAGCTTTGCTGTAGGAGATTCACCATTACGTATGAATGATCTGaccaaaaaatacattgatGATGGGCTCTTGCGTAGTTATGTAACTTCGGGTACCTGTTCAGGAGTAAGCAGTCTGGCGAATGTGGGAACACCAAGTTCACCACCACAGGCTACAAGTCCTACGGGAGAGGTTAAGGAAATACTTGACCAAATTCGACAGCTGCAAGAAGGTGTCAGCAAATATGAAGAAGATTTAGTGTTTCGAACATCGTCGACTAGACCTACGCTCCATCATACAATGTCTTCACCATCGCCTGCAGTTAATAAAAGCACTTCGCCCGCCTTGGAATCCGGAGGAAAACTTCAACGTATTGCCACCATGCCTGAACAACAAACGTTAGTTGAAGCTTCAAAAAATAACCGCACAGCAAATTCCACTATTAACAATTCTCTCGCAAACTCGGTACAATCGATTCCATCGGCAACATCGTCAGTAATTGTCGCTGCCAAAATGACAAATAGCAAATCCTCTATTAATAGCAATAGCGCTGGAAATAGCACGGGCTTCACTTTTGCATCTTCCACGAAACGACCCTCGACTTTACAACACAGCAAAAAACGCTTTTACACATCCAAGCCGCCCAACAAAGCTCTGTACATTCCTATGACGGCCACGAGTCATTTGTCGTCAGGAAGTCGTTGCACTATTCTCAAGAGTCCTGTTAGCAGTGTTGTGAATTCGAATTTCtttattaatcgtggtaaccgcCCAAGAAAAGGGTGGATCTCAAGATCAGCGCCCACAACTCCAGCTACTCCATTACCTCCTAGCTATTTGGGCGATGACAGTCCGCTACTGAATGAACATGATGAAGATCCAGAGGGTGAACAAAATGCCGAAATGGATAATTAG
- the LOC111688574 gene encoding glutathione S-transferase theta-1, whose translation MPLQPIKFYYDFINQSSRALYILLQASKVPYEAVPISVLKGEHLTGEFRDKVNRFKKIPAITDHGFQLSESVAIFRHLSREKLVPEHWYPRKNLGRSRIDEFLEWRQRNMGLACTDYFQQKWLVPYLQKTRPNDNSVNVAAKQLEHTLNDFENLFLHSKKFMVGDTVSFADLVAICEIDQPKYIGFNPFANRNKLSRWYQSVQEELGPYYKEVTDNFENKLKSAEKDHKEAISLKQ comes from the exons atgccATTGCAACCGATAAAATTTTACTATGATTTTATAAATCAATCCAGTCGTgctttatatatacttttgcaAGCATCGAAGGTTCCGTATGAAGCGGTTCCAATTTCGGTATTAAAAG gTGAACATTTGACCGGAGAATTTCGGGATAAAGTAAACAGATTTAAAAAGATTCCAGCCATTACCGACCATGGATTTCAATTATCAGAAAGTGTTGCTATATTCCGCCATTTGTCTCGAGAAAAACTTGTGCCAGAACACTGGTATCCTCGCAAAAATTTGGGTCGCAGCCGTATCGATGAATTTCTTGAGTGGCGTCAACGTAACATGGGTTTGGCGTGTACCGATTATTTTCAGCAAAAGTGGCTAGTGCCATACTTGCAAAAAACCAGACCTAATGATAATTCG gtGAATGTAGCAGCAAAACAACTTGAGCACACActtaatgattttgaaaatctctttttGCATTCCAAAAAGTTTATGGTCGGAGATACTGTTTCATTTGCTGACTTAGTGGCAATTTGTGAAATTGATCAGCCAA aATACATTGGATTTAACCCATTTGCCAATCGCAATAAATTATCAAGATGGTATCAATCGGTTCAAGAAGAATTAGGACCCTACTACAAAGAAGTTACAGATAATTTTGAGAATAAACTGAAATCTGCTGAAAAGGATCATAAAGAAGCAATTTCattgaaacaataa